The region CATGAGTAGAGGTGCATGGATGTGAAAGTATGGGTTGTGTTTATGAAGCAGAGGACAGTCCTGTGGTTTGTCTCTATTGTGAGGGAAGATAAATTTATGCTTAATTTAATGGTAGATGGGGTCCAGATTAGACTGTTGCCTAATTTGGTAGTCTGGGAGAGTGGTGGTGAGGACTTGAAGTAGGAATCAAGGGTTACAGACAGCAGTATCACATCTTACACGTACAATGTGTTTTCACTAGCCTGTGAGTGGAAATTAATTCCCCTTCCACCTTTCTGTAGTTACAGGATAGAGAATCCTACATTGCCCTTCTGGTTGGAGCCAAGTATGGGATTAGCCAAATTATCAACAGCAAGCTCAACATCATGTCCACGTTGGCAGAGTTTGCAAAcatcagccgtgtggagctgacAGAAGAGTCTGAGAAAGTGAGCATGGTCAAAGTGTATCTTCAGGATGTCAAGGTAACACACAAGGAAGAGATTTTTAATCTAGCTTCCGGATTTTGGAGCTAAATCATTCTAGGATAACTTAAGTGAGTTTGGATATTAGCAAAGTCTAATGTCAAACATTTTGCTTAAGAGGAAGTATTATCCATCCTGTCCCAGCCAAGAAAAAGTGGTGGAAAAGGTGTATTTTCCTGGgcagtttcctttttttaaaaaaaaactgaactgaaTCATATAACTTCCCTGATGGGTTCAGAAACTTAGCTGGGTGCACCAGATGGGACTGGGATGGCTGCCTAAGAGTTTTGAGTGGCAGCAACTAAAATGGGTAAATGAGGGCAGGGCACTTCTGGAACCTCTCTGGAAGGCCTTACATTTACCCTGCCTTTCTTTGCTTTAACACCCAACTTGCTCGAGggtggtattttattcttcttatcaCCTCACTCTCCTGCACGTGCTCtcactccttttccttttccaggtCAGGTGTTGAACGGGCCCCACTGCATGAATggacagggtggggtggggtggttggGAAGAGGAGTGGGACTAGGTGATAGAGAGGTAGGTAGGAGACATTTTAGGGATTCGATGGGAGCAGCCCACTGTGTGTgcccaagtgtgtgtgtgtgtgtgcgtgcacgtgtatgtgcacacacacatgcatgtgtggttgtgtgtgtgcatgcacctgCATCTACACTTATTTCAAGTCTTGTAGGTGAGACTCTGAGACACCAGGGTCCAGCCTGTGGACTATGGCTGAGTTACTTGAAATCTCTCATTGAGCCCACCTGGGCTTGTCAGTATTCAGACTGTCCCTTTGCTCTTTAAAAGCATAAGAGCTCTCTTTACCTTCAAAGGTTCTCACTTTGCTGCTGGAATCCAACAGTGCGAAAGACCTAGCCTGCCTGGTTGCTGGGTACTACAGACTGTTTGTTGACCCCGTTACTTCCGTTTTCCTCTGGCCGGGAAACAAACAACAGGTGCACCGGGTATCTGCTGAAGAAGGTGAGGTGCTGAGGCTTGCTCCGGTATGGGCAGGCCCATTTCACTGCCTAACAGGAGGGTGAGAATTCAGTTGGGCTAAGACTTCCACTCACGTGGATGAGAACCATTTCTCCATTTAATTTCTGGTTAATAGTTGATCTTTCCAACATCCTAAGTAGAGAAGTTTTCTCTGTACCTGAGAGTCCCCTAAAACCAAGGAATTCTGTTGAAGGTCTCTGATTCCCTTAGTGTTTCCTAAAATCATCTTAAGATCCACtgtattttatctttgtttttcagcAAAAAGAGATGTCACGTGTTTGTTCAGAAGGTACAGATGACCTAGCTTCTCATTCCACATCTATGTATTCTTTTGCACTCTCTTGAATTATAATAGAAATTCTCAGCCTTACATTATAACCCCTTTAGAAGAAGGGGGTACCTGGAGATAGAAGGAACTCAAAATCTTATCACATAAGAAATGAAGCAGTGGATGTCGAATGAGGTGAACAGTTTCCCAGGCCAACCTCCACTTTCTGTCAGGTTTTTGCCTCAGCACTGTTGATGCAGCATTTCCTCACTGGTTGGCTAATAAATGTTTAGCAACTGTCTCtgcagggaaaataaaacaaagccctGATTTGAAGCAATTGCCTATTCCATGGTATAAATGTTCCCACCATAGCTAATTTCAAGCTACCAGCGTGATGTCAGTGAGCATGAAGGTGGGAAGAGATGCTCAGTAGCACACCACTGTATAGCATATCCTCCATCTGGATAAAATTGGCATAAATAATCTCAAGAGATTAGATGATAGATGAAGGAAAATAGTTAGGAAACATTGAGTTTGGGGTACTTACTGCCTTTGTCTAACACAATTTATGAACAAGAGATAATACTTCAGAGGCTAGTCAGGGAGAACTGCTGAGTGAGAATGGTTGGGGAGGTCTGGTGGTGGAAGGGACGGCTTCTGCAGGGCAGGTGGCGGTGGGCGGAGGAGGTATTTGAAATAGATCTTGAACTTGCTGGAGTTaaccaggcaaagaaaagaaGATAGATCATTGGAAGCAGAGGGGACAACTGGAGGCATGACACAAAGGGCATGGTCATGATCTGGGAGGAGCTCTGTGGTGGCGGTGGCAGGCTGCTGAGGACTGTCAGGGCCGTCCTGTGAGAGGCCATGATGTGGGGGAGAGCTCAGGCTTCTCCCTGTAGGCAGGGGAGGCCATCCGAAGGTTCAGGTAGAGTGTGACATGCTCAAAGGGAAGTTTTTAGAAAGATCACGCTGAAGGCTCAtggtagaaaagaaaagagattggAGACCTGGCTTAATGCCCCCAGACTTCCCACCATGAATTCTTCCTGAGCACTAGCAGCTGAATGAGTTTTCACTGTCTTAAAAATCTTGGAGCACCAGTGGGTCCCCAAGGCCTGGCTTCAGAATGGTGTCAGCCTAGCAGCCTCAGAATCCCCCATAAAGTTGCTGAAAAAACATATTCTTAGGCTCCACTTCCTAGCTCCTTGGCTCGGTACATCAGAGCTAGGGCCAgggaactgttttattttttaaatatgatgcCCTACTTGATTTTAATGCCCAGATGGGGCAGAGAGGAGATTGGAGGAGGGGCTTAGCAAACCTGGGTGATGCTGCCCAGAACCAAGTGAAATCCAATTAAATACACACCGTGTTTCCATGAATACATAGCTGCCCTTGGAAGTAGGGATGGAGGTAATACCATTCCCTTTAGGTGGTTCAGATAGACGTGGGAAAGGATGCCCAGTGATATGGGGAGAACATGGGATTTGGAGTTCCCCAGAGCCTGTGTCAGCCAGTATAACATGATCTGGGTCAGTCAAccttctggacctcagttttctcatctggaaaatgggaggaAGGAGGACATTTAAGCACCTGCCAGTTCATGAATGCTGTTTTGTAACCCTCAGTGTTCCCTGTGCTGCAGGCTATGAATCCAGGGCATGCAGCGACTCAGAGGAGTCCTCCGAAGTAGACTGTGTGCTGGAGCCTCTCTCTGACAGACACCTGCTGATGCTGGGCCCCTGCAGACTGCTTGTAAAAGAGGAACAGCCTCCTGGGGACAGTCCCATGCCTGAGGCGGCCAGGAAAGGCCCAAGCCCCTGCGGGGTCAGCAGCATGACAGACAGCGCTGAGTCCGAGGCATCTGACTCGGCCAACACCGAGAGCCGAGGCTGTAGGACCAGTGGCTCCAGTGAGTCCGTGGATGCCCTGGAAGAGGACGACTTTGACGTCTGCTCCTCCAGCCGGTCCAGCTTCTTCCACTTTGCCTCGCCAGGCTTCCCAGAGGGTCTTGATCCCAACAACCAAGAGGAGAGAAGCAGGGTTGAAACCAGCGGCTTCCTCTGTCTCCTGGACCTGGCACAGACACCCAACCCTCCATGCCAGAAGACAGAGCTTTCCGAGAGTCCCACTCCTGAAACGTTCAGCTGGGGACCTGAACTGAGTGCAGCCAGGCTGGACCCCAGGCTGCATGAGGGCAGCAGGACCGACTACTACAGCCTGTGCTCCAGGGTCTCCCCTGCCACCCACCTGAGCGACAGCTCGGAGAGCACAGCTTCCCAGCAAGGTGGGAACCTGCCGGCCTTGGGGCAGCAGGGCTGGACAGAGGCCCAGCCCAGCTCTAGACTGGAAGCCCTGGCCTTTGAGGAAGGCAGCTCGGATGAGGAATATTATGATGCAGCTGACAAGCTCACACCCCCTGACGTCCTCTCAGGTAAGCCTTCCCCAGCAAGTCTGCACACCCAGCAGGCAGCTCCTGAGTACCCACTGTGGGTAGGGACCAAGCTTGAGTGGAAAACACATAGGTAGAGCAGGGTCTTGTCTTTTTCTGAGGAAGCCCACCTGGGCTTAGGGGACCAGATTACAAGCATCATGACTTCAAGTCAGGGATAAAAGGGAGAATCAGAACGGTGGGTAAGCAGAGATAGGAGGCATTAATTCAACAGTGGGAATCAGGGTTGTCTTCCAGAAGAGGTGACAGATGGGCTGGTTCTTGTGAAATGGACAGAATTCACCTAGAAAGAGAAGGGTTTGACTAGAGTCCCCAGCAGAGGGAAGTGGCCATGTCATTGTTGACTCCAAGGCAGCATTAAATGAGGCCTAGAAGCAAGAGGAACCTAACTGAGAGATGGCTGGCACCCCTCTGGGTTCTGACCTGGCCCCTGACTCACCATGGGAGCCTCTTTTTTCCTCTCCCCTTCAAGGCCTCATCACCAAAGGGCCTAGTTTAAATGCTACAGATTCCAAGGTCCCCACCTCAGAGATTCTGACTGAAGAGGTGTGAGAAGTAGCCTAGGACTTGATAAGGTTTTTAATAAGGTACAGCCAGGTTGGAAACAGTGGGTCTGAGTATAAAAGCCCTCTGATTCTCAAGTGCTAGGCTGTGATTCCAATTCCTCTGGCTGATTCCCAGGACTCTTCACAGAAGTGCTTCTCCACTCAGAAAGATCCATCCTGGTTTGCACAAAGCCCCTCATGCCTGCATCTAAGAGTCGTGACCACTTTTTGTTCAAAGAAAGCTCCCTTAGAACCCTCACTCATGTAGTGACAGTAATAACAACAGCTTCCTCCAGTGAGCAGCTGTCAGGCACAGGTCTGTGCTAGGACTTCGATATGCACTAATGCACTTACCTGCCTGGCCGTGCTGACTGATACCATTAGTACTGACTGGCTTGGGCTAACATAAGCACAAAAAAGAAGTGTTGGAAGGATGTAAGATTATAGAATTGCCAGCACAGGTGGAGAACAGCTCAGGCATCAGAAGGAACCAGACCAGGAGGTTGGGTAGCAGGATTTCCCATCGTACAGTCAGGATACTGTGGCTGCAAAGAATGCGATCTacttttacttacttatttttcaaTCAATGTGTTTGAGTTTGAAATTCTAGGGAATTTGTGGCTGACTTTCTAGGTCATAACTCTGGCGTCTTGGCTGGTATGGTTAGGGCACCTTCCAACAGACCACTGGGGAGATAGATGTCATTTCCTGAAAGAAAGTTAGGGTGTTGTGACCGAAAGACAATGAAATGGATCTTGGGCAACCAAGAATCAAAAATGCCTGCTGCAGTTAGTATCaccagatgaggaaagtgagcagGTCAAGATGTCTGAGGTTATACAGCCCAGCCAGGATCTGAACCTAGGCAATCCTGAGCCCTGGGCCTATGCTCTGTAAGTCTATTTTTAtgcttttcatgtactttttcttttcttgattctCAGGGCCCAGAGCTATGTCTGCTGGAGAACCCAGTGCCACAGGCTTGCAGAATAAGGCTAGTTCTTGCAGCCCTGAGGACAGCCTGAATCCCCCAGATGGAAGACAGCCAAGCAGAAGGGGAGGAGTGAAGAAGTATGCAAAGACTCTGAGAAAAAGAAGGTCTTTCCTACAGACTGACTACACCTGTCAGGTCTCATTTCCCCTGGTGCCATCAGCCTCCCTGGAGAGCATGGACGACTTGTGCTACTATAACCGGCAGCCCTATCTGGCCCTCAGTGCACCCTCGCCTACTGTGTCCTCTCTGCAGAACATGCAAGGTGAGCCCACCCTCCTGGAAACCAAGGCCCTGGGGCTGCTGGCTCCCCTGAGGGAGACCAAGAGCAAAAGCCCAGCCTCCCGGATCATGGAGATGGAGCCTGAGACCATGGAAACCAAGTCAGTCATCGACTCTCGAGTGTCTTCTATTTCTGCCATTCGCCTCCGGATTGACCCCAACCATGAAGAAAATTCTGAGATTGCCCCTTTGACTGCTACTGTTGCCAGTTCCCCCACAAGCAGCCCTCACTGTTCCAACCCAGGCTCATCTAGCCCAGACACAACTCAGGCAGGACCTTCCCAAACCTTATCTCCATCTCAAGACTCAGATGGTAGTGCCCCCAAAGAACTTGCTGCAGAGCTTGGGGATAGTACCTCCTCCCTTTCTGGTGCTGGCCCAAACCCAAACACAGTCTGCTTGGCCATCAGCCCAGGGCCACATACTGGCTCTCAAGGAGATACACTAGAGCTGGGAGGAGCCCAGTTAGAAACAGGACTGGGATCCTTGCTGGCAAATCATATGCAAGAAACTGCCCCCAAATACATAGGCCCTTTATTGTATACTCAGGATAGGCCTGCAAGTGGTGAATGTGGAATTAATCCAGGAGAGAAGACAACTTCTTTCCCtacaaaggaggaagaacaagaacAACTCTCTTTGGAACATGATGGAGAAGTTACAAACAGAAATGGCAACGACTTATTACATGATGAACCTGGGGAGGATTCGGGTGATGCCAAGGGTGCCACATCAGATGCTGTCGCACAGACAATCAGTGCACCAGCTGGTGGAGTAACAGCTGCCCTCTCCTTGGGGACTCCTGTAACAGGGACTCAGCAGACCCCAGCACGTTCCCCCACAAGCCCCCAGGAGCAAAGCAGAgaagccccaggcccagccagggagaaacagaaacttTGGGCAGAGCTGGATTTAGACCCTGATTTCTTACTTCAGGACCAGACTGTTCCATCAGGCTTCCCACTAGTGGTGGTCAAAGCAGAGCCACTTAACCACATGATGGGGGAAGATACCATCCCTAGGGACACTCTTCAGCAGGCCTGTTTGAATACAGGAAATTCTCTGCCAAACTTACTACCGTGTCCCCAAGAGGAGCCCCACTTAGAAAGTTTAAGCCATTGTTCTCTGtcagaaagcaaagagaaaagccCTAGCATCTGCCTTCCTGCTGAGAAGGCTTTCCTGTGCTTTGTACCAGAAACCCATCCTAAAGTTTCCGCCAGTCTCAGGATGGCCACATCTTTGGGGTTTGCAGGTATGAATGAGATGGTGGCACCCAGGATTGGGATGGAGCAGTGCAGCTGCCAGTTCTCCTATGCCACATGCTTCCATGGCCTGCAGCCAGAGAcagaggaagaagacagggaCTTGGAAGCACAGCCCACAGCCCCCCTCACATCACCTCCCTCTGCAGGGAGCTGGTTGGCCCTGCCCTGGAGGCCTGCCAGGGCCCACAGCTGCAGTGCCCAGCCCCTGTTGAGGAATAGGCACATCTGGCCAGAGTACTGCTCCAGGGCTCTCAGACAGCTGAGAGCTTCCCCTGCCGGCACTGCTGAGGCCTTCATCCAACTCATGGAGAACTTGCTGGAATTACAAGACATTTTAGAAGCATCCTGGGGGAATGGGAACAAACACCCCCCAGAGAAGTGCACCTGGCATTTTTCTGAAAGCCGGGGCCGCCTCTGCCTGGGCTCCCAGAAGCTTCTGTCAAGCTGTCAGCATGTGATCAGAATGGACCAGTCCCCAGAAGAGATGCAGGGTGCTGTGCGTGACACCTTCCAGCACCTGGTCCAGCTGGCTAGCATGTGCTTCCAGTTCACACACTGCAACCGCTGCTCTGCCCGGCACAGGGAAGTGGTGGGGAACCTGAGGGATGTGGTGTACACCTATCACCAGTTTGTGAAGGCTGCTAAGGTGACCTGTGAAAGAGGCTACCACGACCTGAGTGTGAAACTCTTGGCGCGTCAGTGCACAGCCCTCACGGCTGCTGTGTTCTGTCTGACCCAGAAGTTCCGGGCATCCACTGCCCTGTGAGCAGGCCCTTTGCCCAAGCCCCAAGCCCTGCCCTGTCTTGGACACTTTTCTGAGAGGCTCCTTCCATTCTTCCACCCAACCCTCTCAAATGTTTACTGTTTAGAGTATTCAAATAAACTCCTGCTTAATCTTGGCCTGAGTCATAGAGTGATGATGAGTTTGGGTCAGAAGCTCATATTCAActcatattcattcaacaaacattcactAGGTACCTCCTCTGGGCCCAGCCATGTGCTAGGAGCTTaggatataaagatgaataagacaagTCCCTGTACCTGGTTAGGATGCTCACAGACACTCATGGTGGGATTGAGGGGTAACTACAGATAAGTATGTTGCCATCAGTAAAGTGTGCACTCTAACATGTGCATACCCTGAGGGGTGCAGAAGCAAGGGGGATTACAAACTATGCTAGGAAGGTAGGAATGAAAGAGGAAGGTAGAGGTCACTGAACAACAGTCTTGACTTCTCGTATTGATTTGGCAATAATCTTTGCAAATAGGAGTGAATACATATGATGCAGGGTGCTGTGCGTGACACCTTCCAGCACCTGGTCCAGCTGGCCATCAGCTGGTTTCAGTTTGCAGCATCTGCACCTGGAGGCCTGGTATTCTGCAACAAGCATAGGTTGCCACTAGGTGACAGTAAGTTCCTTAGTTGCATAGCCACCCACAGCCAGGTATGTTCTGTGATTTATCTGAAATTGACTGCACCCTGAATCCTGCACCCTACTTccattttaaatatagaaaaaggCAAACATTAAAGTCCCaaattagatttttctttttaggaaTAATATTAGGGCAAAAGAAATATATCCAGTATCATTCTCACTAATCCCAGCTGAGCCAGTTAATTCCAGTTAATCTCGGTGGGACCTTGGAGAAACTACCGAAGCTTTCAGTGCTTTGGTTTTCTCCTGTAACTGAGGGTACGAAGAGTGCCTGCTTTACAGGGTAGAAATCTAGCAAATGCTCAATCTAATGAATAGTCAAAAGAAGTTAGTGATAATCCCCAAACGTTATGGATGCCTCTCCTAATCTAAAATCCTTacctgtgttttgttttcatactccagGGAAACTGATTTTGAGATATCCTTAGGAAGCCTTTTTTCCTTGACTTCTCTGTTCAGACCATAGGTGGTTTAGACACTCACTTTCGGGTGTTAGAGTTCATTCAAGTGGTCTCTTTATCCCTTTGGCATCCCTGATCATTTGTGGGCTCAGTGCTGCCTCTCCACTGGCTCCTTAATTCTTCTGTGGCCCCAGAAAAAGCAAAGCCAGAGATGAGAGTGTTAAGTCACATACCCAAGCTCTCACCTGTTAGAAGGAAAGCAATACTTTGGGagaagagaacaaaaaatatccTTCCCATCTCCTATTACCAGTTACTTGCTGATTAATAACCAGTTAACCAGTACCTGTCCTAggaaaagatttatttttcttagagGCCTATTTACTTTCAcagaatattttgaataaaatttaaataaggcTCTTGAACACAGATTTGAAGTGATTTCATGGCAATGAAAAATAGGAACAATaggataccaaaattaaaaatatatgatgTTAAACAGGACTTGAATACTTTTACCAGCAGAAAACTATGAAGAGCTACACAACTTACATAAACACTGTATGTTCACAGATTTAGGGAGGGTGCTCACAGTTCCAATCAGGGCTTAAATCCTGGCAGTGTCATTATAGGCATTATGGGCCTGTTTCTCCACCTGAATACTAGTCTCATTTAGTGAAGGACTACCATGTGAGAGATGCCTTATTTAGATAAGACACTTGAATACATTTTCTTATCAACATGACAACACCCCAAACTAGAGATTGTTATATAATATCACTCAGCATTATTGTGAGAAATAATCATGAATGGCAGAAAGAAGACTGTGAAGCCTCCAACACAGGCACTcatatgtgtgtttctgtgttttgcttCCTCTCCCTTCAAATCCATTAACTTTCTTGAGTTGCTACTACATGGAGCTGGTATTTTGCCCTGCAGTTCCCATGAGGAGTACTAAGTGCCAGAAGTTCTGGGAAGCCTCTCAATGCTTATTGAGAAGCTGAAATGCAGGAGGGGTTGCCCTGTTTAGCACTTTCTTTGAGATATACAGCCCCCTACATGAGAAAGGCAGACTAGGATGACCTATTACCCAAAGCAAGGGTAAATTATTTAATGACTAAGAAACTAGTGGACATTTATACTCCTCCTTCCTTTTCCCACTCACTGTCATACTGGCTGGTTCATTTCTTCAAATGAACATTAATGGTACGCCCATGCCAGGTGATGCCTGATGCAGGATTATGGATATAAGTAATTGGGAAAGAATCATATATGCAAAAGCTCCTGATCCAAGGGATAAGCATGGTGTGCTCAGGGCTACCAAAGGGAACAAATAAAGTGCTATGAAAGCTCAAAGGAGAAAAGTCATATGGGGGGCGGGGGGGTGTGTGGATAGTGATCAGGGATGGCTTCCTGTAGGAGGCAGCATTAATTAGAACTAATATGGCAAGATGTATTTATTGAGTAGCTACTGTGTGTCCTGGATTTGATAGACAGGAAGGTAAGTTTTAGATGTgtcaagaaaggagaaagaaatcactCACTTATTCTGTCAACAACTATTTACTATGCAGCAACACAGGGAATATAACCATCAACATGATAGATGTACTCCCTTCAGGAATTTATAATTAGTAGGAAAGACACAGAAACAAGCAGAAAAAGATTACTAACCAAGAGATGATATAAAGATAATGAAGAAATAGGGATAGGATGAGCCACTCTTACCTCAGATGATCAGTAAAGGCCTCCCTGAAGAGAGAATGTTTAAGCTGAAGCCTAAAGTATAAGAAGGAGCCGGCCATTgaaaaagggagaggaaagggaataGGATCCCCAAAGGCCTTTAGTGTGTTTGAAGCAATTCAAGAACACAGGTGCAACTAGAACACAGCAAGCTGGAGAAAATGATAAGGTTGGAGGGGCAGCTGTGAAAGGTCTCGGGAAGGTGAGATTTTACATCCAAGGACAATGAAGCCACTGATGGTTTGGAGTAGGGTGACACATAGTCACTTGGCAAATgggtggaggctgggaagtgGGGGTAGGGAGTGGGCAGTGAGACCAGCTAGGAGGCCTTTCTTATGGGGAGGTGGCCATGAAGTCATTCAAAGGTGAAGTGACGAAAGAGCAGTGGTAGGAAGAGGAGACAGGTATTCAGTATGGCTGAGTGCAAAGTGTGTAAGAACTGGTAGGTGTGATGGGAACTGTTGAAGACAATTTGAGCCACCTTGCAAGCTCTGCTGACTGGGAAGGCAGGGCCAGCCTCTGAGCAGAGAAGACACATTAGAGCTGGTTTTATAAAAAGCCTTTTGAGGGAAAAAGAATGTTTcattttagcatttaaaaatgctCCAGTAGGAGGTAAAGGATGGATTGAAGCATGGACTGGGGCCAAGTGGGAGGTGCTAGAGGAGCTATGGAAGACAAGTCCAGAGGAGGAAACAGTGTGGGGCCGAGGAGGGATCCAGCAGGACTGTGGTTTCTTGGGCAGGAGCTATTTCAGGCTCGTTCATGTTAGGATCTCTCTGAAAGCATGAGCCCCCTAGGACTGCAGGAATAAAGTGAAGAGTGgctgatagtttttatcaggCCATGGCTTAAGGCGAGTTGTTGCAGgtccttgagcctcagtttccctgtggaTATGTGATGCGAGATGGAAAAGGGAGAGTGGGCAGAGGCTAGACTCACTGTTACCTGCTCAAGCCCAGATAACTCTGTTGTGAGTCTGGACAGCTAGGTAGTGGTGAGGGGGGCTGTGTCAGCTCATGGGCCCTGCTGGTCGTGGGGAAACCCAGGGCAGGACAAGGTGCCCAGGCTGCAAGCTGGGTCAAGTCTGGTTTCAGCCCAGTTTTGCAATGTTCAGTCCTTCACAGACATCAAAGCTCCTGGCCACCTTCAGCGACTCTGTGAGTCGGGAAGGAGCTGGGATTATACTTCCCAGCTAACAGACAGGGAACCGAAGCTCAGAGAGGTGCGGTAACACTTCCAGCGGGTAGCAGCTCCCTAGTGCCAGAGTCGGATGTGGAAGCCCAAGCCTGCTGGCTCTGGTCCTTGTAGAGAAGGGGGCAGGCTGAGAACTACGATTCCCACAATGCCATGGGGCGGGGCAGGAACCGGAAGTGAGGCTAGAGTCGGGGCCCTATGAGAGCGGCTCGCACCGCGTGAGGTGAAAGATTCAGGTATGCTGGAGGGTCGTTGCCTGGCGGGAAAGGGGCTCTGGGGTCTGACTTGGGATTGCAGCCTAGTTCGTGAGCGGAGAAGGCGCCAGAGAAGCGGCGTTCAACAGTCGTGTGGCCTGGGGTCACCTACCTTCTTGTTGCtgtcccttcctgcttccacTCTCGCTCGCAGCCAGAGGGCCAGGCGGGGCCCACAGGCGGGTACTGTCAGGCCTGGCGTCGAGGTGTTCTTGTGATGAAGGTACCAGAGAAGTGGAGCCAGCTTCGGTGGACTAAAGCAGAATGAGAAACTGGGAAATGTGCAAACAGAGGCTGTCCACACTTAGTGCCCAGGGGTATGCTCATCAGGTGGGACGGGTTAGAAAATATCTGAGGCCTCTGTCAACTCAGAAATAGGGGTGCAAGGGAGGATTTATTGAGTTTATTATATGCCAAACCTTCTTCTAGGCGTAGAGGATATAGTAGTAAACAAAGCAAACAGAACATTTGCTTACATTATAGGAAGGGGAAAttcagacaaaaaaataataCGTACCATACTAGATAGTGAAAATCTGAATGAAGTTAGGAAGGTAGTCCTTTAATTACCTAGGGGAAGagctttggagagagagagaacagcaaGCGCAAAGGCCTTGCTTGGTATGTTTGAGGAATAGTAGACCACTAGACAGTCAGAGGACAATTGTTGGGGGACGTAGACCTTAATGATCAGTATAGGCTGTTGTAAGGATTTGGGTTATTTACTGTAAGTGAAATGGAGAATGCTTCATGGTTCTAAGCCGAAGAGTGGCATGATTACCAAACACATAGGATGCTTTTATTTTGTGAGGCTCTATACTGAGTaaggggaggtgtgtgtgtgcatgtgaattCCTCGTCCCCTCTtccctggaagggtttataatCTAGTGGGGAAACAGACCAGCTATCATGCAAGGCTGAGTCAGATAATTGGAGCCCCATGAAGGCAGAATGAACATCATCCCCAAATCTTTAACATGTCAAgagcttagtaaatatttgttaaatgaataattaaCTGAATAACCCCAGTACCTGGCACAGGACCTGTAATGGAGGCTCAGGACATATTTTTTATAATGAAGAAGCAAAATGCTGAACCTGGGCTTAATGTCTCACAGATT is a window of Manis pentadactyla isolate mManPen7 chromosome 3, mManPen7.hap1, whole genome shotgun sequence DNA encoding:
- the FRMPD1 gene encoding FERM and PDZ domain-containing protein 1 isoform X5, whose amino-acid sequence is MASALPGQLGQGAPKSSFLTEEKRARLKTNPVKVHFAEEVLVSTHSQGNSLLCMPNVLKLYLENGQTKAFKFEANTTVKDIILTVKEKLSIRSMEYFALALEEQYNISRLHLLHEEELIQQVVEREESHDYRCLFRVCFVPKDPLDLLKEDPVAFEYLYLQSCSDVLQERFAVEMKCSSALRLAALHIQERIYACAQPQKISLKYIEKDWGIENFISPTLLRNMKGKDIKKAISFHMKRNQNLLEPRQKQLISAAQLRLNYLQILGELKTYGGKIFNATLMLQDRESYIALLVGAKYGISQIINSKLNIMSTLAEFANISRVELTEESEKVSMVKVYLQDVKVLTLLLESNSAKDLACLVAGYYRLFVDPVTSVFLWPGNKQQVHRVSAEEGYESRACSDSEESSEVDCVLEPLSDRHLLMLGPCRLLVKEEQPPGDSPMPEAARKGPSPCGVSSMTDSAESEASDSANTESRGCRTSGSSESVDALEEDDFDVCSSSRSSFFHFASPGFPEGLDPNNQEERSRVETSGFLCLLDLAQTPNPPCQKTELSESPTPETFSWGPELSAARLDPRLHEGSRTDYYSLCSRVSPATHLSDSSESTASQQGGNLPALGQQGWTEAQPSSRLEALAFEEGSSDEEYYDAADKLTPPDVLSGPRAMSAGEPSATGLQNKASSCSPEDSLNPPDGRQPSRRGGVKKYAKTLRKRRSFLQTDYTCQVSFPLVPSASLESMDDLCYYNRQPYLALSAPSPTVSSLQNMQGEPTLLETKALGLLAPLRETKSKSPASRIMEMEPETMETKSVIDSRVSSISAIRLRIDPNHEENSEIAPLTATVASSPTSSPHCSNPGSSSPDTTQAGPSQTLSPSQDSDGSAPKELAAELGDSTSSLSGAGPNPNTVCLAISPGPHTGSQGDTLELGGAQLETGLGSLLANHMQETAPKYIGPLLYTQDRPASGECGINPGEKTTSFPTKEEEQEQLSLEHDGEVTNRNGNDLLHDEPGEDSGDAKGATSDAVAQTISAPAGGVTAALSLGTPVTGTQQTPARSPTSPQEQSREAPGPAREKQKLWAELDLDPDFLLQDQTVPSGFPLVVVKAEPLNHMMGEDTIPRDTLQQACLNTGNSLPNLLPCPQEEPHLESLSHCSLSESKEKSPSICLPAEKAFLCFVPETHPKVSASLRMATSLGFAGMNEMVAPRIGMEQCSCQFSYATCFHGLQPETEEEDRDLEAQPTAPLTSPPSAGSWLALPWRPARAHSCSAQPLLRNRHIWPEYCSRALRQLRASPAGTAEAFIQLMENLLELQDILEASWGNGNKHPPEKCTWHFSESRGRLCLGSQKLLSSCQHVIRMDQSPEEMQGAVRDTFQHLVQLASMCFQFTHCNRCSARHREVVGNLRDVVYTYHQFVKAAKVTCERGYHDLSVKLLARQCTALTAAVFCLTQKFRASTAL